One segment of Mobula birostris isolate sMobBir1 chromosome 29, sMobBir1.hap1, whole genome shotgun sequence DNA contains the following:
- the med18 gene encoding mediator of RNA polymerase II transcription subunit 18, with product MEAPPVTVMPVIGGAINMMEYILQGSVLDQSLESLLHRLRGLCDNMEPETFVDHELVFLLKAQQGSPFILRARRSVDKPNVPWLLRYLGQPEIGDKNRSALVRNCVDIATSDNLTEFLTEMGFRMDHEFVVKGHIFRKGIMKILVSKVFRILLPNNLENIEPLSLSYLVELNVVAPPGQDAVSDDMKNFSEQLKPLVHLEKIDPKRLHQV from the exons ATGGAGGCCCCTCCTGTGACTGTGATGCCAGTTATCGGTGGAGCCATCAACATGATGGAGTACATTCTACAGG GGAGTGTGCTGGACCAGAGCTTGGAAAGCCTTCTCCATCGCCTGCGCGGACTTTGTGACAACATGGAGCCAGAGACCTTTGTTGATCACGAGCTGGTCTTCCTGTTGAAAGCCCAGCAGGGAAGCCCGTTTATCCTCAGGGCGCGGCGCTCCGTGGACAAGCCCAACGTGCCGTGGCTCCTCCGCTACCTCGGGCAGCCGGAGATCGGTGACAAGAACAGGTCGGCCCTGGTGCGCAACTGCGTGGACATCGCCACGTCGGATAACCTGACGGAGTTCCTCACGGAGATGGGCTTCCGGATGGACCACGAGTTCGTGGTGAAGGGCCACATCTTCCGCAAAGGGATCATGAAGATCCTGGTGTCCAAGGTCTTTCGCATACTGCTGCCCAACAACCTGGAGAACATCGAGCCCCTGTCGCTGTCCTACCTGGTGGAGCTGAATGTGGTGGCTCCTCCCGGCCAGGACGCCGTTTCAGACGACATGAAGAACTTTTCGGAGCAGCTCAAGCCTTTGGTTCATCTGGAAAAGATTGACCCAAAAAGATTGCATCAAGTGTAG